One Brevibacillus choshinensis genomic window carries:
- the rhaM gene encoding L-rhamnose mutarotase, with protein MIRKAFVMHVFGDCHEEYQRRHDEIWPEMVEMLKEYGAHDYSIFLDPTSNRLFAYLVIEDEERWSKTAETEICQKWWAYMKDVMETNEDHSPVSLELKEVFYLK; from the coding sequence ATGATTCGAAAAGCGTTTGTCATGCATGTATTCGGAGATTGCCACGAGGAGTACCAGCGGCGTCATGACGAGATCTGGCCGGAAATGGTAGAGATGCTGAAAGAGTACGGGGCGCATGACTACTCGATTTTTCTGGATCCGACGAGCAATCGCCTGTTTGCCTACCTGGTCATCGAGGACGAGGAACGCTGGAGCAAGACGGCGGAGACGGAAATCTGCCAGAAGTGGTGGGCGTATATGAAGGACGTCATGGAAACGAATGAAGATCATAGTCCTGTGTCTCTCGAGCTGAAAGAAGTCTTTTATTTGAAATAG